The following are encoded in a window of Francisella tularensis subsp. tularensis genomic DNA:
- the glmS gene encoding glutamine--fructose-6-phosphate transaminase (isomerizing): MCGIVGANSTRNVTNILIEGLKKLEYRGYDSAGLAIIDDKNNIDICKEVGKVIELEKSVHNLANFKGDIGIAHTRWATHGKPSKNNSHPHASESFCIVHNGVIENFAELKKVLINDGYKFKSDTDTEVIAHLLQKEWRDNFSIVDNIKYIMAMLKGAYAVAIISQKFSDKIVAVRSGSPLVIGVGIDENFISSDALSLLPVTNKFSYLDEGDIAIISKDNVEVFDNNGAAKNLEVEEYNYSSSNASKDGYKHYMLKEIYEQPEAVSNTILASLADGEISLDSFDKRAKELFEKTKHICIVACGTSYNAGMTAKYWIEKYAKVPCSVEIASEIRYRDNVVVDGSLFVSISQSGETADTLESLRKSKKQNYVGSMCICNVPNSSLVRESDIAFMTKAGVEIGVASTKAFTTQLVALAIFTLVIAKLKNSLTDQQIAKYTEELKNIRALVMGALKLDTEIDQISEYFSDKEHTIFLGRGLYYPIAIEGALKLKEISYIHAEAYPSGELKHGPLALVDKNMPIVAVVPNDELLDKTLSNLQEVHARGGKLILFVDKAVKERVNFDNSIVLELDAGHDFSAPVVFTIPLQLLSYHVAIIKGTDVDQPRNLAKSVTVE, translated from the coding sequence ATGTGTGGAATAGTAGGTGCTAACTCTACAAGAAATGTTACTAATATCTTAATTGAAGGTTTAAAAAAACTAGAGTACAGAGGTTATGATTCTGCTGGTTTGGCAATAATTGATGATAAAAATAATATAGATATATGTAAAGAAGTTGGTAAAGTTATTGAACTAGAGAAATCTGTACATAACTTAGCTAATTTTAAAGGAGATATAGGTATTGCTCATACTAGATGGGCTACTCATGGTAAACCATCTAAGAATAATTCTCACCCTCATGCTTCGGAAAGCTTTTGTATAGTCCATAATGGAGTCATAGAGAACTTTGCTGAGCTTAAAAAAGTTCTTATTAATGATGGTTATAAATTTAAGTCAGATACTGATACTGAGGTTATCGCACATTTGCTACAAAAAGAATGGCGTGATAATTTTAGCATAGTTGATAATATTAAATATATTATGGCTATGCTTAAGGGAGCATATGCCGTAGCAATAATCTCACAAAAATTCTCTGATAAAATTGTTGCGGTGCGTTCAGGTTCGCCACTTGTAATTGGTGTGGGTATAGATGAGAATTTTATTTCATCAGATGCATTATCATTATTACCAGTTACAAATAAATTTTCTTATCTTGATGAAGGTGACATTGCAATTATTTCTAAAGACAATGTTGAGGTTTTTGATAATAATGGTGCAGCAAAAAATCTTGAGGTTGAGGAGTATAATTACTCTTCATCAAACGCCTCTAAAGATGGTTATAAGCATTATATGCTCAAAGAAATATATGAGCAGCCAGAGGCAGTTTCAAATACTATCTTAGCATCATTAGCTGATGGTGAAATTAGTCTGGATAGTTTTGATAAAAGAGCTAAAGAATTATTTGAAAAAACCAAACATATTTGTATAGTTGCATGTGGAACTAGCTATAATGCTGGGATGACAGCAAAGTATTGGATTGAAAAATATGCAAAAGTTCCATGTAGTGTCGAAATAGCAAGTGAGATTAGGTATAGAGATAATGTTGTGGTTGATGGTTCTTTGTTTGTCAGTATTTCTCAATCTGGTGAAACAGCAGATACTCTAGAGTCACTTAGAAAGAGCAAAAAGCAAAATTATGTTGGCAGTATGTGCATTTGTAATGTGCCAAATAGTTCGCTTGTGAGAGAATCTGATATTGCTTTTATGACAAAAGCTGGTGTTGAAATTGGAGTGGCTTCAACCAAGGCATTTACAACACAGTTGGTGGCATTAGCAATATTTACATTGGTAATTGCTAAACTCAAAAATAGTTTAACAGATCAACAGATAGCTAAATATACTGAAGAACTTAAAAATATCAGAGCTTTGGTTATGGGAGCCTTAAAACTAGATACTGAAATAGATCAGATAAGTGAGTATTTTTCTGATAAAGAGCATACTATCTTTTTAGGAAGAGGATTATATTATCCTATAGCTATTGAAGGGGCCTTAAAACTTAAAGAGATCTCTTATATCCATGCTGAAGCATACCCATCAGGAGAGTTAAAGCATGGTCCTCTAGCTCTAGTTGATAAGAATATGCCAATAGTTGCAGTTGTGCCAAATGATGAATTATTAGATAAAACCTTATCTAACTTACAGGAAGTACATGCTCGAGGCGGCAAGCTAATTCTTTTTGTTGATAAAGCTGTTAAAGAAAGAGTTAACTTTGATAATAGTATTGTGCTAGAGTTAGATGCAGGACATGATTTTAGTGCGCCTGTGGTATTTACGATACCGCTTCAGCTGTTGTCATATCATGTGGCTATAATCAAAGGAACGGATGTTGATCAACCTAGAAACTTAGCTAAATCTGTAACCGTTGAGTAA
- the parC gene encoding DNA topoisomerase IV subunit A, translating to MDLFSSLESTRSVAEFSEQAYLNYSMYVILDRALPHISDGLKPVQRRIIYAMSEIGLSHLSKYKKSARTVGDVLGKYHPHGDSACYEAMVLMAQDFSYRYPFIDGQGNWGSIDDPKSFAAMRYTESRLSKYAVLLLDELKKGTVDWAKNFDGTMDEPKLLPAQVPNILLNGAMGIAVGMSTYIPPHNITEIINACLQLLSKPNSTIEEILEIVEAPDYPGGANIIGSKEEIADVYKSGNGSIRQQAVYEYDNHGNVVITKLPHQVSSAAVMEQIANELKQQKITWIKNIQDESDDKEPVKIVLYSATIKKNIKKIMGHLLATTDLEKSFRVNMNMIGLDNRPQVKNLLDILNEWLEYRKHTLRRRLQTSLDKVLDRLHILEGLLIAFLNIDEVIDIIRNYDDSSGELQTRFTLSEIQAEAILNIRLRKLAKIEEIEIKKEQKELQKERELLEGYLNSEVKFRNLMKKEFKQILTDFGDSRRSKIIVAEKAQALEEKDLMPSEKVTIILSKAGWIRCAKGENIDPAGLSYKPEDKPFLVTTGNSNIKLVFFSKLGKAYSMYIDKLPSARGYGEHITTYIPLDKQDQIISMAFVNAARYFLIASESGKAFVIPAEDLITNKVTGKNIFDADDVFKFIPYDKDLKMLAVSSQGRAIIRDFASFALLKKGKGKSIIRLDKKDKLKFIELFRANQELTLNAGKRFIRIDSKNIETYYSDKPSGGGVLLPQGFRKITKIDIENIESE from the coding sequence ATGGATTTATTCTCAAGTTTAGAAAGTACTCGCTCTGTGGCTGAATTTTCCGAACAAGCATATCTAAATTATTCAATGTATGTAATCCTCGATAGAGCATTACCACATATTTCTGATGGTCTTAAGCCTGTACAAAGACGTATTATATACGCCATGAGTGAAATTGGTTTAAGTCATTTATCTAAGTATAAAAAATCAGCACGTACAGTTGGTGATGTATTGGGTAAATATCATCCTCATGGTGATAGTGCTTGTTATGAAGCTATGGTTTTGATGGCACAAGACTTTTCTTATCGTTATCCTTTCATTGATGGGCAAGGTAACTGGGGATCTATAGATGATCCAAAATCATTTGCTGCGATGCGTTATACAGAGTCGCGTTTATCTAAATATGCGGTATTACTTCTAGATGAATTAAAAAAAGGCACGGTTGATTGGGCCAAAAACTTTGATGGAACAATGGATGAGCCTAAGCTTTTACCTGCTCAAGTACCAAATATTTTACTTAATGGTGCTATGGGTATCGCTGTTGGGATGTCGACATATATTCCACCACACAATATTACAGAGATTATAAATGCCTGTTTGCAATTATTGTCTAAGCCTAATTCTACTATTGAAGAAATTCTAGAGATTGTTGAGGCTCCTGACTATCCTGGTGGTGCTAATATTATCGGCAGCAAAGAAGAAATTGCTGATGTATATAAGTCAGGCAATGGATCGATACGCCAGCAGGCAGTTTATGAATATGATAATCATGGTAATGTTGTGATTACAAAATTACCTCATCAGGTTTCAAGTGCTGCGGTAATGGAGCAAATCGCTAATGAACTTAAGCAACAGAAGATTACTTGGATAAAAAATATTCAAGATGAATCAGACGATAAAGAACCTGTGAAAATAGTTTTATATTCAGCGACGATAAAGAAGAATATCAAGAAAATAATGGGACATTTGCTAGCAACTACAGATCTTGAGAAAAGCTTTCGTGTCAATATGAATATGATTGGTCTAGATAATCGTCCACAAGTAAAAAATCTTTTAGATATACTTAATGAATGGCTTGAGTATCGTAAGCATACCTTACGAAGAAGACTACAGACTAGTTTGGATAAGGTTTTAGATCGTTTACATATATTAGAAGGTTTATTGATAGCATTTCTGAATATTGATGAAGTGATTGATATCATTAGAAATTATGATGATTCAAGTGGCGAATTACAAACTAGATTTACACTTTCTGAAATCCAGGCTGAAGCAATTTTGAACATCAGATTACGCAAGTTAGCAAAGATTGAAGAAATTGAGATTAAAAAAGAGCAAAAGGAATTACAAAAAGAAAGAGAGTTACTCGAGGGTTATTTAAATAGCGAGGTTAAGTTTAGAAACTTAATGAAGAAAGAATTTAAGCAAATATTAACAGATTTTGGTGATTCTAGACGCTCAAAAATTATTGTTGCAGAAAAGGCACAAGCTCTAGAAGAAAAGGATCTTATGCCTAGTGAGAAGGTAACTATTATTTTGTCAAAAGCTGGCTGGATTAGATGCGCTAAAGGTGAGAATATTGATCCAGCAGGTTTAAGCTATAAACCTGAGGATAAGCCATTTTTAGTAACTACAGGTAATAGTAATATCAAGCTGGTATTTTTTAGTAAGCTTGGTAAGGCGTATTCTATGTATATAGATAAATTACCATCTGCAAGAGGTTATGGTGAGCATATAACTACATATATTCCTCTAGATAAGCAAGATCAAATTATAAGTATGGCTTTTGTAAATGCTGCGAGGTATTTCTTAATCGCTAGTGAAAGTGGCAAAGCCTTTGTTATACCTGCTGAAGATCTTATTACAAATAAAGTTACAGGTAAAAATATCTTTGATGCTGATGATGTCTTTAAGTTCATACCGTATGATAAAGATTTGAAGATGCTTGCAGTTAGTTCGCAAGGTAGGGCGATTATTCGTGATTTTGCGAGTTTTGCATTACTTAAAAAAGGTAAGGGTAAATCAATCATTAGGCTAGACAAAAAAGACAAACTTAAATTTATCGAGCTATTTAGAGCAAATCAAGAATTAACACTAAATGCTGGTAAGAGATTTATTCGTATTGATAGTAAAAATATTGAGACTTATTATAGCGATAAACCATCTGGTGGTGGTGTGCTATTACCTCAAGGCTTCAGAAAAATAACTAAAATTGATATAGAAAATATAGAGAGTGAATAA
- a CDS encoding cold-shock protein translates to MNNKSQGTVKFFNEQKGFGFITPENGGKDVFVHISKLNGETLAEGQQVTFETQEGRKGPEAINIEVL, encoded by the coding sequence ATGAATAATAAATCACAAGGTACAGTAAAATTTTTCAATGAGCAAAAAGGATTTGGTTTCATTACGCCTGAAAATGGTGGAAAAGATGTATTTGTACACATATCAAAATTAAATGGTGAAACACTAGCTGAAGGTCAGCAAGTTACTTTTGAAACTCAAGAAGGTAGAAAAGGTCCTGAAGCTATCAATATTGAGGTACTATAA
- the map gene encoding type I methionyl aminopeptidase: MSQIIIKTPQEIEKMRVAGRLAAEVLEMITPFVKEGVTTAELDKICHEYIVKEQDAYPAPLNYHGFPKSICTSINHVVCHGIPADKKLKNGDILNIDITVKKDGYHGDTSKMFMIGEPSVMAKKLVEVTHECLWKGIEVVKPGNHFGDIGAAIEKHAKKFGYSIVDAFCGHGIGANFHEPPHVMHHGKAGTGAMFEEGMIFTIEPMINIGKRAVSVLKDGWTAVTKDRSLSAQWEHTILVTKDGYEVLTLREEEKN; encoded by the coding sequence ATGAGTCAAATAATAATAAAAACTCCTCAAGAAATAGAAAAGATGCGCGTTGCTGGTAGACTAGCAGCAGAAGTTTTAGAGATGATTACTCCTTTTGTTAAAGAAGGAGTTACAACCGCAGAGCTTGATAAAATTTGTCATGAATATATAGTCAAAGAGCAAGATGCATATCCAGCGCCGCTTAATTACCATGGGTTTCCTAAATCAATTTGTACTTCAATAAATCATGTTGTTTGTCATGGAATTCCAGCTGATAAGAAGCTTAAAAATGGTGATATATTAAATATCGATATTACAGTTAAAAAAGATGGCTATCATGGTGATACAAGTAAGATGTTTATGATAGGTGAGCCATCAGTCATGGCTAAAAAACTAGTAGAAGTTACTCATGAATGCTTATGGAAAGGTATAGAAGTAGTTAAACCTGGCAATCATTTTGGCGATATCGGCGCAGCTATAGAAAAGCATGCTAAGAAGTTTGGTTATTCGATAGTTGATGCTTTTTGTGGCCATGGGATAGGTGCTAATTTCCATGAACCACCGCATGTTATGCATCATGGTAAAGCTGGTACAGGCGCAATGTTTGAAGAAGGAATGATATTTACAATCGAACCGATGATAAATATCGGTAAAAGAGCAGTGTCAGTGCTAAAAGATGGTTGGACTGCTGTTACAAAAGACCGTTCACTCTCAGCACAGTGGGAGCATACAATTTTGGTTACAAAAGATGGTTATGAAGTCCTAACACTAAGAGAAGAAGAAAAAAACTAG
- a CDS encoding phospholipase D family protein, translated as MAKFLNTSATNYYLEEMIKNASDRLILISPYLKLNDRIKELLEDKNRLKIDVRIVYGKSELQPAEISWLNELTFVRTSFCKNLHAKCYMNETSCIITSLNLYEFSQINNNEMGVYISRDDDSEMYRETYDEAQRIIRISEEVRISLQKIDKSKQDNVVDKGANQVESEAVKLTSSKLASKYKIKTADLMEKLVLLEFVIKDKNGEYHLTEKGILVGGEAKKGRYGDYIIWPESLVIE; from the coding sequence ATGGCTAAATTTTTGAATACGAGTGCTACAAACTATTATTTGGAAGAAATGATAAAAAATGCTTCTGATCGACTTATATTGATTAGTCCATACTTAAAGCTAAATGACCGTATTAAAGAATTATTAGAAGATAAAAATAGACTGAAAATAGATGTAAGAATTGTCTATGGAAAAAGTGAATTGCAGCCAGCAGAAATAAGTTGGTTAAATGAGCTTACATTTGTTAGAACTAGTTTTTGTAAAAATTTACATGCAAAATGTTATATGAATGAAACATCTTGTATAATCACTAGTCTGAATCTTTACGAATTCAGTCAAATTAATAATAATGAAATGGGTGTGTATATTTCTCGTGATGATGATTCTGAAATGTATCGAGAGACTTATGATGAAGCTCAAAGAATAATTAGAATTAGTGAAGAAGTTAGGATTTCTTTACAAAAAATAGATAAATCAAAGCAGGATAATGTAGTTGATAAAGGTGCTAACCAAGTTGAAAGTGAAGCTGTTAAGCTTACTTCATCTAAGCTTGCTAGTAAATATAAAATCAAAACAGCAGATTTGATGGAAAAATTAGTACTTCTTGAATTTGTGATAAAAGATAAAAATGGCGAATATCACCTTACAGAAAAAGGTATTTTAGTTGGCGGTGAGGCTAAGAAAGGGAGATATGGAGATTACATTATATGGCCTGAAAGTTTAGTAATAGAATAA
- a CDS encoding sialidase family protein: MKHKLKLVLLFAFIYLILLLVFYYYHIQHNYSFSISTPRNDSITKNLDIKTIANLKYFKYNHASSMTTIDNKLFITWYSSDQETAPNTKIVVAVAEKVAGKWHFNEIKPVMNRQEFQSIFKKHIHHLGNPIIYSQAKRLWLVFTSSSGGWVTSSLNIMYSDDLGKTWSQPKTILSSNILNFSTLTRGAAIELDNNRFAIPVYKEFNNLNGRWFVFNKDGELIFVSEMTNDGVNLQPTVVPLSKTHALALYRQMHSPIKRIYTNETSDSGLSWSKVKPTQLDNPDSGIAAIKIQNGILLAYNNATDSRADLSLAFKADNSQQWRNIYTFPNKIKGELSYPTFTPYQDNIILAFSDKTKGTIRIVEIKGENSNV; this comes from the coding sequence GTGAAACATAAACTAAAGCTAGTTTTGCTATTTGCTTTTATTTACTTGATTTTATTGTTAGTTTTCTATTACTATCATATCCAACATAATTACTCTTTTAGCATATCGACACCTAGAAATGACAGTATTACAAAAAACTTAGATATTAAGACTATAGCTAATCTAAAATATTTCAAATATAATCATGCCTCATCGATGACAACTATTGACAATAAACTTTTTATCACTTGGTATAGCAGTGATCAAGAAACTGCACCAAATACTAAGATAGTGGTTGCAGTAGCTGAGAAAGTAGCTGGGAAATGGCACTTTAATGAAATCAAACCAGTTATGAATCGCCAGGAATTCCAATCTATATTTAAGAAACATATCCATCATTTAGGTAATCCAATCATTTATTCACAAGCAAAAAGATTGTGGTTAGTTTTCACATCATCTAGTGGTGGCTGGGTAACTTCTTCTTTAAACATTATGTATTCAGATGATCTAGGTAAAACTTGGAGTCAGCCTAAAACTATACTCTCTTCAAATATTCTCAATTTCAGTACACTTACAAGGGGGGCTGCAATCGAACTAGATAATAATAGATTTGCGATTCCCGTATACAAAGAGTTTAATAATCTGAATGGTAGATGGTTTGTCTTTAATAAAGATGGTGAGCTTATATTTGTTTCAGAGATGACTAATGATGGCGTAAATTTACAACCTACAGTAGTTCCTCTATCAAAAACACACGCTTTAGCACTATATAGACAAATGCATAGCCCTATAAAAAGAATATATACTAACGAAACATCAGATAGTGGCTTATCGTGGTCAAAAGTAAAACCAACTCAACTAGATAATCCAGATTCTGGTATTGCCGCAATAAAAATACAAAATGGTATACTTTTAGCTTACAATAATGCTACTGATAGTCGCGCAGATCTTAGTTTAGCATTCAAAGCAGATAATTCTCAACAATGGCGAAATATCTATACATTCCCAAATAAGATAAAAGGAGAACTTTCATATCCTACCTTTACGCCATATCAAGATAATATTATTTTGGCATTTTCTGATAAAACTAAAGGAACGATAAGAATTGTTGAGATAAAAGGAGAAAATTCTAATGTTTAA
- the rpsU gene encoding 30S ribosomal protein S21: MLSIKVDERKPFDISLRNFKRACEKAGIKQELRDRQHYVKPTEKRKIAKRQAVKRVRISQRRAFI, translated from the coding sequence ATGCTAAGTATTAAAGTAGATGAGCGCAAACCATTTGATATAAGTTTAAGAAACTTCAAACGTGCTTGCGAAAAAGCTGGTATCAAGCAAGAGCTTAGAGATAGGCAGCACTACGTAAAGCCAACAGAAAAAAGAAAGATAGCAAAACGCCAAGCTGTTAAAAGAGTAAGAATTTCTCAGAGAAGAGCATTTATTTAA
- the glmU gene encoding bifunctional UDP-N-acetylglucosamine diphosphorylase/glucosamine-1-phosphate N-acetyltransferase GlmU, with translation MGLSVVILAAGKGSRMNSNKPKVLQTLAAKTLIEHVVSSVEKLNPDNIVVVTGHLKEQVEDALQGRNITFVYQQQQLGTGHAVLQALPYLKEQKVLILYGDVPLISTEVLENLVDTTNDDDLGVLTAFVENPQGLGRIVRDKFGAVTEIVEEKDANDIQRQIKEINTGIYCVHKNLLQKWLPEIKANNVQKEYYLTDIITFAKADHVSINVTHPINEFEILGVNDRTQLASLERVWQRNVAEKIMAKGVSIADPNRFDVRGNLDVGKDCWIDINVIIKGNVKLGNNVVIGANCILKNCIIEDNVRIKSNSMVDGSIIREGAIVGPFARVRPECDVKEGAVIGNFVEAKKTILGKGSKASHLTYLGDSEIGANCNIGAGVITCNYDGVNKHKTVIGDYAFIGSDSQLIAPVNIGQGATVGAGSTIVKDVPADNLAISRARQRHIDTWQRSVKKTDK, from the coding sequence ATGGGTTTATCAGTTGTTATTTTGGCTGCAGGCAAAGGTTCAAGAATGAACTCAAACAAACCAAAGGTTTTACAAACATTAGCAGCAAAAACGTTGATTGAGCATGTTGTAAGTTCTGTTGAGAAACTAAACCCAGATAATATAGTTGTTGTTACAGGGCATCTAAAAGAGCAAGTTGAAGATGCATTGCAAGGAAGAAATATAACATTTGTCTATCAGCAGCAGCAACTTGGTACAGGTCATGCGGTATTACAGGCATTACCTTACTTAAAAGAACAAAAAGTTCTTATTCTTTATGGGGATGTACCTTTAATTTCAACTGAAGTTTTAGAAAACCTTGTTGATACTACCAATGATGATGACCTTGGCGTCTTGACCGCGTTTGTTGAGAATCCTCAAGGTTTAGGTAGAATTGTTAGAGATAAGTTTGGTGCAGTTACAGAGATTGTTGAAGAAAAAGATGCGAATGATATCCAGCGTCAAATAAAAGAAATTAATACTGGAATTTATTGTGTCCATAAAAATTTACTGCAAAAATGGTTGCCAGAGATAAAAGCAAATAATGTCCAGAAAGAATATTATTTAACAGATATAATCACATTTGCAAAAGCCGATCATGTTTCTATAAATGTAACTCATCCAATTAATGAGTTTGAAATTTTGGGTGTTAATGATAGAACACAATTAGCTAGTCTTGAGCGAGTTTGGCAAAGAAATGTTGCTGAAAAGATTATGGCTAAAGGTGTAAGTATTGCTGATCCGAATAGATTTGATGTGCGTGGTAATCTTGATGTTGGTAAAGATTGCTGGATAGATATTAATGTAATAATCAAAGGTAATGTTAAGCTTGGTAATAATGTTGTCATAGGAGCTAACTGTATACTTAAAAATTGTATTATCGAAGATAATGTTAGAATTAAATCTAACAGTATGGTCGATGGTTCTATTATTCGTGAAGGTGCAATAGTTGGTCCTTTTGCACGTGTTAGACCTGAATGTGATGTTAAAGAGGGTGCTGTTATTGGAAACTTCGTTGAAGCTAAAAAAACGATTCTTGGCAAAGGTTCAAAAGCATCGCATTTAACTTACCTTGGTGATAGTGAAATTGGTGCTAATTGTAATATAGGCGCTGGAGTAATAACTTGTAATTATGATGGGGTTAATAAACATAAAACAGTTATAGGGGATTATGCGTTTATTGGATCTGATTCACAATTAATAGCTCCAGTTAACATTGGTCAAGGTGCAACTGTTGGTGCTGGATCAACTATTGTAAAAGATGTTCCCGCTGATAATCTTGCAATTTCAAGAGCAAGACAGCGTCATATTGATACTTGGCAGAGATCCGTCAAGAAAACAGATAAATAA
- a CDS encoding MazG nucleotide pyrophosphohydrolase domain-containing protein has protein sequence MQIKQAQQTIAELLKDIIHPRLASFIALSEEVGELANEIMKKEIYEETNDNQKIKAELTDVFVSLLELANVYNIDLETEFIEKIQTLEPRVQQWNKAKALLKAKRTKLD, from the coding sequence ATGCAAATAAAACAAGCTCAACAAACTATTGCCGAACTTTTAAAAGATATAATCCACCCAAGACTTGCTAGCTTTATTGCTTTATCAGAAGAAGTTGGGGAATTAGCAAACGAAATAATGAAGAAAGAAATCTACGAAGAAACTAATGATAATCAAAAAATTAAAGCAGAACTTACAGATGTATTTGTAAGCTTACTTGAACTAGCAAATGTCTATAACATAGATTTAGAAACTGAGTTTATAGAAAAAATCCAAACTCTAGAACCTCGAGTACAACAATGGAATAAAGCCAAAGCCTTACTTAAAGCTAAAAGGACTAAGTTAGATTAA
- a CDS encoding 5'-methylthioadenosine/adenosylhomocysteine nucleosidase — protein sequence MRKIAILGAMEIEILPILAKLDNYETIEYANNKYYLANYQDKELVIAYSKIGKVFSSLTATIMIERFGVEALLFSGVAGGLQDLKVGDMIAATATVQHDVDITAFGYPYGKIPISEVEIKTSAKLLKQAQNVANELGLNLHTGVIATGDQFVHCAERKDFVIKEFDAKAIEMEGASVNLICNEMGVPSLILRSISDTADGDAPENFDEFAKMAAKRSANFIMQILSNI from the coding sequence ATGAGAAAAATTGCAATATTAGGAGCAATGGAGATAGAAATTTTACCAATTCTAGCTAAGTTAGATAACTATGAAACTATAGAATATGCAAATAACAAATACTATCTAGCAAATTATCAGGATAAAGAGCTTGTAATAGCTTATAGTAAAATTGGTAAAGTATTCTCAAGCTTAACAGCAACGATAATGATTGAGCGCTTTGGTGTTGAGGCATTATTGTTTAGCGGTGTTGCTGGGGGGCTACAAGATTTGAAAGTAGGTGATATGATTGCTGCAACTGCTACAGTACAACACGATGTTGATATCACCGCATTTGGCTATCCATATGGTAAGATTCCTATATCGGAAGTTGAAATTAAAACATCGGCTAAACTTTTAAAACAAGCACAAAATGTTGCTAATGAACTTGGTCTTAATCTACATACTGGTGTTATAGCTACAGGAGATCAATTTGTTCATTGTGCAGAGAGAAAAGATTTTGTAATCAAAGAGTTTGATGCAAAGGCTATAGAAATGGAAGGAGCAAGTGTTAATCTTATCTGTAATGAAATGGGTGTGCCAAGTTTAATTCTAAGAAGTATTTCTGACACTGCTGATGGCGATGCACCTGAAAATTTTGATGAGTTTGCTAAGATGGCTGCTAAAAGATCCGCAAACTTTATAATGCAAATACTTAGTAATATATAA